A section of the Telopea speciosissima isolate NSW1024214 ecotype Mountain lineage chromosome 3, Tspe_v1, whole genome shotgun sequence genome encodes:
- the LOC122655694 gene encoding pre-mRNA cleavage factor Im 25 kDa subunit 1, with the protein MEDGTVSSLNNNINGSYVLDIYPLSGYHFGSKEAIPNKDETLADRIQRLKTNYATNGLRTCVEAVILVELFKHPHLLVLQVRNSFYKLPGGRLRPAESDIDGLKGKLSSKLSVNEDVLDNDWKIGECLGMWWRPDFETILFPYLPPNTRRPKECTKLFLVKLPANRKFIVPRNMKLLAIPLCEIHGNHKTYGSIISGVPLLLSKFSFNIIEG; encoded by the exons ATGGAAGATGGAACTGTTTCTTCTCTTAATAATAACATCAATGGCAGTTATGTTCTGGACATTTACCCTCTCAGCGGTTACCACTTTGGATCCAAAGAAGCCATTCCAAACAAAGATGAAACCTTAGCTGATCGTATACAGAGGTTGAAAACCAA CTATGCTACCAACGGTTTGAGGACCTGTGTCGAAGCTGTTATCCTG GTTGAACTGTTTAAACATCCTCATTTGTTGGTATTGCAAGTAAGGAACTCTTTCTATAAGCTCCCTGGTGGCCGCTTAAGACCTGCTGAATCAG ACATCGATGGGCTGAAGGGCAAACTTTCAAGCAAGCTCTCTGTTAATGAAGATGTCTTGGACAATGACTGGAAG ATAGGAGAATGCCTTGGAATGTGGTGGAGGCCTGATTTTGAAACTATACTTTTTCCATATTTACCACCAAATACAAGAAGGCCCAAG GAGTGCACAAAACTCTTTCTTGTGAAGTTACCAGCTAATAGGAAGTTCATTGTACCAAGAAATATGAAATTGCTTGCTATTCCACTGTGCGAAATTCATGGAAATCACAAG ACATATGGTTCAATAATTTCAGGAGTTCCATTGCTGTTATCAAAATTCTCCTTCAACATCATTGAAGGTTGA